From Chryseobacterium gallinarum, one genomic window encodes:
- the gap gene encoding type I glyceraldehyde-3-phosphate dehydrogenase, with amino-acid sequence MSTIKVGINGFGRIGRLVFRAMTERDNIEVVGINDLINAEYMAYMLKYDSVHGIFPGEVSVEGNDLVVNGKRIRVTAEKDPNNLKWNEIGADYIVESTGLFLSKDSAQAHINAGAKKVILSAPSKDDTPMFVMGVNHKELTDDIKILSNASCTTNCLAPLAKVIHDKFGIVEGLMTTVHATTATQKTVDGPSMKDWRGGRAALNNIIPSSTGAAKAVGKVIPSLNGKLTGMSFRVPTVDVSVVDLTVRLEKATSYDEICAAIKEASEGELKGILGYTEDAVVSQDFVGDKRTSIFDKDAGIMLSPNFVKLVSWYDNEMGYSNKLVDMLVHAASL; translated from the coding sequence ATGTCAACAATCAAAGTAGGTATCAACGGTTTTGGTAGAATTGGACGTCTTGTTTTCAGAGCAATGACTGAAAGAGACAACATTGAAGTTGTAGGAATCAATGACCTGATCAATGCAGAATACATGGCTTACATGTTAAAATATGACTCTGTACACGGAATTTTCCCGGGTGAAGTTTCTGTAGAAGGAAACGATCTTGTGGTAAACGGAAAAAGAATCAGAGTAACTGCTGAGAAAGATCCAAATAACCTAAAGTGGAATGAAATCGGAGCTGACTATATCGTAGAATCTACAGGTCTTTTCTTATCTAAAGATTCAGCTCAGGCTCACATCAATGCAGGTGCAAAAAAAGTAATCCTTTCTGCTCCTTCTAAAGATGATACTCCAATGTTTGTAATGGGAGTAAACCACAAGGAACTTACAGATGATATCAAAATTTTATCAAACGCTTCTTGTACAACAAACTGTTTAGCGCCTTTAGCTAAAGTTATCCACGATAAATTCGGAATCGTAGAAGGTTTAATGACTACTGTACACGCTACAACGGCAACTCAGAAAACAGTTGACGGTCCTTCAATGAAAGACTGGAGAGGTGGTAGAGCTGCTTTGAACAATATCATCCCTTCTTCTACAGGTGCTGCTAAGGCAGTAGGAAAAGTAATTCCTTCATTAAACGGAAAATTAACAGGTATGTCTTTCAGAGTACCTACTGTAGATGTTTCTGTAGTTGACCTTACAGTAAGATTAGAAAAAGCAACTTCTTATGATGAAATCTGTGCAGCGATCAAAGAAGCTTCAGAAGGTGAATTGAAAGGTATCCTTGGATACACTGAGGATGCAGTAGTATCTCAGGACTTCGTAGGAGATAAGAGAACTTCTATCTTCGACAAAGATGCTGGTATCATGCTTTCTCCTAACTTCGTGAAACTTGTTTCCTGGTATGACAACGAAATGGGTTATTCCAACAAGTTGGTAGATATGCTTGTACACGCTGCTTCTTTATAA